The proteins below are encoded in one region of Catenulispora sp. GP43:
- a CDS encoding polyprenol monophosphomannose synthase, giving the protein MVGATPDQTRRSETDVESDAKALSVLVIIPTYNESENLEKIVARVHAANPDVHVLVADDNSPDGTGDLADKLAGADERVKVMHRAGKEGLGKAYLAGFAWGIEHDYDVICEMDADGSHRPEDFPALLKALVAQDADLVLGSRYVPGGKTVGWPKRREILSKGGNTWVRLVTGMKLADATGGYRLFRRETLEKIDLASVASAGYTFQVDLAWRTVRAGLKVVEVPITFVERELGASKMSGNIVAEALWRTTVWGTKYRLNRLVGKK; this is encoded by the coding sequence ATGGTCGGGGCCACTCCCGACCAGACCCGAAGGAGCGAAACCGACGTGGAGTCCGACGCCAAGGCCCTGAGTGTCCTGGTGATCATCCCGACGTACAACGAGTCGGAGAACCTGGAGAAGATCGTCGCCCGCGTGCACGCGGCGAACCCCGACGTGCACGTGCTGGTCGCGGACGACAACTCCCCGGACGGCACCGGCGATCTGGCCGACAAGCTGGCCGGCGCGGACGAGCGGGTCAAGGTCATGCACCGGGCCGGCAAGGAGGGCCTGGGCAAGGCCTACCTGGCCGGCTTCGCCTGGGGCATCGAGCACGACTACGACGTCATCTGCGAGATGGACGCCGACGGCTCGCACCGCCCCGAGGACTTCCCGGCGTTGCTGAAGGCGCTGGTGGCGCAGGACGCCGACCTGGTGCTGGGCTCGCGCTACGTCCCCGGCGGCAAGACCGTCGGCTGGCCCAAGCGGCGCGAGATCCTGTCCAAGGGCGGCAACACCTGGGTCCGCCTGGTCACCGGCATGAAGCTGGCCGACGCGACCGGTGGCTACCGCCTGTTCCGCCGGGAGACGCTGGAGAAGATCGACCTGGCGTCGGTCGCCAGCGCCGGCTACACCTTCCAGGTGGACCTGGCCTGGCGCACGGTGCGGGCCGGTCTGAAGGTGGTCGAGGTGCCGATCACCTTCGTCGAGCGGGAGCTCGGCGCCTCGAAGATGAGCGGCAACATAGTCGCCGAGGCGCTGTGGCGGACCACCGTGTGGGGCACCAAGTACCGGCTGAACCGCCTGGTCGGCAAGAAGTAG
- a CDS encoding glycosyltransferase: MTGGDAAVIEFLIPYYGSPEYLHQTIASIRALEDTDWRLTVVEDAYPDGLEVERTVRALEDDRIRYVRNEKNLGNNANTYRCIELAEGDWFAMPGADDLVNPNYGRAVADLIRRHPDAAMVQPAVEVIDEAGAPHFPLPDKIKRLTRPGTGEVVLKGDAGAASLLRSNWLYTPASCYRREHLQKVSYREGIDAAHDLAFIVDVIMAGGEVVAGSEVAFRYRRHGSSHSSSFARSGRRFEQERKYFEDIQAELIALNWKTAERAARRRLLSRLNALSQIPGAAKARDGGAAKAMLRHGVR, encoded by the coding sequence ATGACTGGCGGCGACGCTGCGGTGATCGAGTTCCTCATCCCCTACTACGGGAGTCCGGAGTACCTGCACCAGACCATCGCCAGCATCAGGGCCCTGGAGGACACCGACTGGCGGCTGACGGTGGTCGAGGACGCCTACCCGGACGGCCTGGAAGTCGAGCGCACGGTCCGTGCCCTGGAGGACGACCGCATCCGGTACGTCCGCAACGAGAAGAACCTCGGCAACAACGCGAACACGTACCGTTGCATAGAGCTCGCCGAAGGTGACTGGTTCGCCATGCCCGGCGCCGACGACCTGGTGAACCCGAACTACGGCCGCGCGGTCGCCGACCTGATCCGCCGCCACCCGGACGCCGCGATGGTCCAGCCCGCGGTCGAGGTCATCGACGAGGCCGGCGCCCCGCACTTCCCGCTCCCGGACAAGATCAAGCGCCTGACCCGCCCCGGCACCGGCGAGGTCGTCCTCAAGGGCGACGCGGGCGCGGCGAGCCTGCTGCGCAGCAACTGGCTGTACACCCCGGCCTCCTGCTACCGCCGCGAGCACCTGCAGAAGGTGTCCTACCGCGAGGGCATCGACGCCGCGCACGATCTGGCCTTCATCGTGGACGTCATCATGGCCGGCGGCGAGGTCGTGGCCGGCAGCGAGGTGGCCTTCCGCTACCGCCGCCACGGCTCCAGCCACTCCAGCTCCTTCGCCCGCAGCGGCCGCCGCTTCGAGCAGGAGCGCAAGTACTTCGAGGACATCCAGGCCGAGCTGATCGCGCTGAACTGGAAGACGGCCGAGCGCGCGGCCCGCCGCCGGCTGCTGTCGCGGCTGAACGCGCTGAGCCAGATCCCCGGCGCGGCGAAGGCCCGGGACGGCGGGGCGGCCAAGGCGATGCTGCGGCACGGGGTGCGGTAG